Proteins encoded within one genomic window of Eurosta solidaginis isolate ZX-2024a chromosome 1, ASM4086904v1, whole genome shotgun sequence:
- the LOC137233857 gene encoding uncharacterized protein isoform X2, whose protein sequence is MEENTKQKSKRRRVNPSHRWTESENMDLIEAVADATRGRPESFEKPTAERFYTRIKSMASSLGQIEWMSLKCKMRYLKASYVSALDWKNKTGSGLLASGDESSVTAYIQKICPNFDMLADIFGQRKNTQNQNRTTSLSLSPEAKLVLLSLFVFKVVLI, encoded by the exons ATGGAGGAG aacacaaaacaaaaatccaaACGAAGAAGAGTAAATCCATCACACCGATGGACAGAATCAGAAAATATGGATTTAATTGAAGCAGTTGCTGACGCAACTAGAGGCCGGCCGGAGTCTTTTGAG AAGCCGACAGCCGAACGCTTCTACACAAGAATAAAATCAATGGCAAGCAGTCTAGGACAAATAGAATGGATGTCATTAAAATGCAAAATGAGATACCTCAAGGCATCGTACGTGTCTGCTCTCGATTGGAAGAACAAGACGGGGTCTGGTTTGTTGGCCAGTGGTGACGAGTCTAGTGTGACagcatacatacaaaaaatatgccCAAATTTCGATATGCTTGCTGATATATTTGGGCAGCGCAAAAAT ACACAGAACCAGAACAGGACTACGTCTTTGAGCCTGTCGCCAGAAGCCAAACTAGTACTCCTGAGCCTCTTTGTCTTCAAAGTAGTGTTGATTTAA
- the LOC137233857 gene encoding uncharacterized protein isoform X1, translating to MEENTKQKSKRRRVNPSHRWTESENMDLIEAVADATRGRPESFEKPTAERFYTRIKSMASSLGQIEWMSLKCKMRYLKASYVSALDWKNKTGSGLLASGDESSVTAYIQKICPNFDMLADIFGQRKNVSPPFIFDSQIDTQMTIDHSYLISYVTDTEPEQDYVFEPVARSQTSTPEPLCLQSSVDLTQHKQNRMCNAKPVNTQHSTFEHKLLQTRTLSPIQQRKNKRKKMPTTNTFNDLLLIQEKKTGVRSSKTRA from the exons ATGGAGGAG aacacaaaacaaaaatccaaACGAAGAAGAGTAAATCCATCACACCGATGGACAGAATCAGAAAATATGGATTTAATTGAAGCAGTTGCTGACGCAACTAGAGGCCGGCCGGAGTCTTTTGAG AAGCCGACAGCCGAACGCTTCTACACAAGAATAAAATCAATGGCAAGCAGTCTAGGACAAATAGAATGGATGTCATTAAAATGCAAAATGAGATACCTCAAGGCATCGTACGTGTCTGCTCTCGATTGGAAGAACAAGACGGGGTCTGGTTTGTTGGCCAGTGGTGACGAGTCTAGTGTGACagcatacatacaaaaaatatgccCAAATTTCGATATGCTTGCTGATATATTTGGGCAGCGCAAAAATGTAAGCCCGCCGTTTATTTTCGACAGCCAAATTGATACGCAAATGACAATCGACCATTCCTACTTAATTTCCTATGTCACAGACACAGAACCAGAACAGGACTACGTCTTTGAGCCTGTCGCCAGAAGCCAAACTAGTACTCCTGAGCCTCTTTGTCTTCAAAGTAGTGTTGATTTAACGCAACACAAGCAGAACAGAATGTGTAATGCAAAACCGGTCAATACACAACATAGCACTTTTGAGCATAAATTGCTACAAACCAGAACGTTATCGCCGATTCAACAACGAAAAAACAAACGGAAAAAAATGCCTACTACTAACACCTTTAACGACCTTCTTcttattcaagaaaaaaaaactggAGTTAGAAGTTCAAAAACTAGAGCTTGA
- the LOC137233846 gene encoding putative nuclease HARBI1 yields the protein MPRLSEKLKLKRLYKDILVNDLLRLEISDENDENKKRKEDEIWEDFTFAMVAFTEIRYGCDFVHHSVPKSHQFLQDVWPDLDERRFRTIARVSRSTFQVLYDLIKDDEIFNGPRSCKQFALETQLLVVLYRLSSSGEGATISKIASLFGVSDGGAIQNMTNRIFQAILKVRQQFVYWPDSAERQSLVAETFDELPHCIGYVDGTEIKLAEKPLDDPEAYFSRKHMYSLKAQAVCDYKLRIRHLVLGFPGSVHDARIYNNCSLVTQASSLFTGAQWLAGDSAYKLTSTVITPYRSTSTEMTSHERNAFNRQFSQYRIRIEHCYGILKERFNSLKELRVTIRNDESVKFACRWILVCAILHNIVIQQKDDNIDITEGDIGGEDEEGPETPNWSSSEGEAKRRAILTFMHASH from the exons atgccaagattaagtgaaaaattaaaactaaaacgtctctacaaagatattcttgtaaatgacttgctgaggttggagatttctgatgaaaatgacg agaataaaaaaaggaaagaggACGAAATTTGGGAGGATTTCACGTTTGCTATGGTAGCGTTCACTGAGATAAGGTATGGGTGTGACTTTGTTCACCATTCCGTCCCTAAATCTCACCAGTTTTTGCAAGACGTATGGCCTGACTTAGATGAAAGAAGGTTTCGAACAATTGCTCGAGTTAGCCGCTCAACGTTCCAAGTGTTGTATGACTTGATCAAGGACGACGAAATATTCAACGGTCCGCGCTCTTGCAAGCAGTTCGCGCTAGAAACGCAACTTTTAGTTGTTTTATATCGCCTGAGCTCAAGTGGAGAGGGTGCCACGATAAGCAAAATTGCGAGTTTGTTTGGTGTTAGCGATGGCGGAGCAATACAG AACATGACGAATAGAATATTTCAAGCCATTTTGAAGGTGAGACAGCAGTTTGTGTACTGGCCAGACAGTGCTGAGCGTCAAAGTTTAGTAGCTGAAACTTTTGACGAGTTGCCCCACTGTATTGGCTATGTTGATGGCACTGAAATAAAGTTAGCCGAGAAACCGCTTGACGATCCGGAAGCTTACTTTTCTAGGAAGCATATGTATTCATTGAAAGCGCAGGCTGTGTGCGACTATAAGCTACGAATCCGTCATTTGGTGCTCGGCTTCCCTGGAAGCGTCCACGATGCCAGAATATACAACAATTGTAGTTTAGTGACCCAAGCTTCAAGCTTGTTTACAGGTGCACAATGGCTGGCAGGCGACAGTGCTTATAAATTAACAAGTACTGTTATAACCCCCTACAGATCCACCTCTACAGAAATGACTTCGCATGAGCGAAATGCATTTAACCGCCAATTTAGCCAATATCGAATAAGAATTGAGCATTGTTATGGTATATTGAAGGAGCGCTTTAACAGTTTAAAAGAGCTCAGAGTTACGATACGAAATGATGAGTCGGTTAAATTTGCTTGTAGGTGGATACTAGTATGTGCAATTCTACACAACATTGTCATACAGCAAAAAGACGATAACATTGACATAACTGAGGGTGATATTGGTGGCGAGGATGAAGAGGGGCCTGAAACACCAAATTGGTCTAGCAGCGAGGGTGAAGCAAAACGGCGTGCTATTCTAACTTTTATGCACGCATCACATTAA